One Hyphomicrobium album genomic window carries:
- the ahcY gene encoding adenosylhomocysteinase has product MGKPTDYVVKDISLAEWGRKEIDLAETEMPGLMAIRAEYGPKQPLKGARIAGSLHMTIQTAVLIETLKALGADVRWVSCNIFSTQDHAAAAIAAAGTPVFAYKGETLVEYWDFTARLFDWHGGGFPNMILDDGGDATMLIHHGLRAEQGDTAFLDKPESEEETIFFALIKRLLKEKPKGWFAEAAKSIRGVSEETTTGVHRLYKLAEQGKLLFPAINVNDSVTKSKFDNLYGCRESLVDAIRRGTDVMLAGKVAFVAGFGDVGKGSAASLRQAGARVIVSEIDPICALQASMEGYEVATIEDAFSRADIYVTATGNKDIITVEHMRQMKDRAIVCNIGHFDNEIQVAGLKNLKWNNIKPQVDEIEFPSGNRIILLSEGRLVNLGNAMGHPSFVMSSSFSNQTLAQIDLWANPGKYEKKVYTLPKVLDEKVAALHLDKLGVKLTKLRPDQADYIGVPVEGPYKADHYRY; this is encoded by the coding sequence ATGGGTAAGCCCACGGACTACGTGGTCAAGGACATCAGCCTCGCCGAATGGGGCCGCAAGGAAATCGACCTCGCCGAAACGGAGATGCCGGGCCTGATGGCCATCCGTGCCGAGTACGGGCCCAAGCAGCCCCTCAAGGGCGCACGCATCGCCGGCTCGCTGCACATGACCATCCAGACCGCGGTGCTGATCGAGACGCTGAAGGCGCTCGGAGCCGACGTCCGCTGGGTGTCGTGCAACATCTTCTCGACCCAGGATCACGCCGCAGCGGCCATTGCTGCCGCCGGCACGCCCGTGTTCGCCTACAAGGGTGAGACCCTGGTCGAGTACTGGGACTTCACCGCTCGCCTGTTCGACTGGCACGGCGGCGGCTTCCCCAACATGATCCTCGACGATGGTGGCGACGCCACCATGCTGATCCATCACGGCCTGCGCGCCGAGCAGGGCGACACCGCCTTCCTCGACAAGCCGGAGTCCGAAGAAGAAACCATCTTCTTTGCCCTCATCAAGCGGCTGCTGAAGGAGAAGCCCAAGGGCTGGTTCGCCGAGGCGGCAAAGTCCATCCGCGGCGTGTCGGAAGAAACCACCACGGGCGTGCACCGTCTCTACAAGCTCGCCGAGCAGGGCAAGCTGCTGTTCCCGGCCATCAACGTCAACGACAGCGTCACCAAGTCGAAGTTCGACAACCTCTACGGCTGCCGTGAATCGCTGGTCGACGCCATCCGCCGCGGCACCGACGTGATGCTGGCCGGCAAGGTCGCGTTCGTCGCCGGCTTCGGCGACGTGGGCAAGGGCTCGGCGGCTTCGCTGCGCCAGGCGGGCGCGCGCGTCATCGTCTCCGAGATCGATCCGATCTGCGCCCTGCAGGCTTCGATGGAAGGCTACGAGGTCGCGACCATCGAGGACGCGTTCAGCCGCGCCGACATCTACGTCACCGCCACCGGCAACAAGGACATCATCACCGTCGAGCACATGCGGCAGATGAAGGACCGGGCCATCGTCTGCAACATCGGCCACTTCGACAACGAGATCCAGGTCGCCGGCCTCAAGAACCTCAAGTGGAACAACATCAAGCCGCAGGTCGACGAGATCGAGTTCCCGTCCGGCAACCGCATCATCCTGCTGTCGGAAGGCCGCCTGGTGAACCTCGGCAACGCCATGGGCCACCCGAGCTTCGTCATGTCGTCGTCGTTCTCGAACCAGACGCTGGCGCAGATCGACCTGTGGGCTAACCCCGGCAAGTACGAGAAGAAGGTCTATACGCTGCCGAAGGTGCTCGACGAGAAGGTCGCAGCGCTGCACCTCGACAAGCTCGGCGTGAAGCTCACCAAGCTGCGCCCCGATCAGGCCGACTACATCGGCGTGCCAGTCGAGGGCCCCTACAAGGCGGACCACTACCGCTACTGA
- a CDS encoding IS1595 family transposase produces the protein MTVRQINSLYDFFEVFPDEQAAIDHLRGIRWKNGAFCPYCGSTRVMHFSDKKTHKCHDCRQRFSIKVGTIFEDTKLPLRKWFAAVWLITSHKKGIASTQLAKDLKITQKSAWFVLHRLRHAARTRSFNRPLEGEVEVDESYFGPKEKNRTKAKRAAGQAPKPIVFGLLERGGELRAKTIKDLQGWRVRGRVLDNVKDGANIMSDEHASYQRLKPTYSVHSVNHSAGEYVRDYFCHTNGIEGAWSLFKRQVYGIHHHVSAKHLDAYLGEMCYRYNRRDMGEGDRVNDLLSQVEGRLTYKALTHDKAEISEATSN, from the coding sequence ATGACCGTCCGCCAGATCAACAGCCTCTACGACTTCTTCGAGGTGTTCCCCGACGAGCAGGCCGCCATCGACCATCTCCGGGGCATCCGCTGGAAGAACGGCGCCTTCTGCCCGTACTGCGGCTCCACCCGGGTGATGCACTTCTCGGACAAGAAGACCCACAAGTGCCACGACTGCCGCCAGCGGTTTTCCATCAAGGTCGGTACCATTTTCGAGGATACGAAATTGCCGCTGCGCAAGTGGTTCGCCGCCGTCTGGCTGATCACGTCGCACAAGAAGGGCATCGCCTCGACGCAGCTCGCCAAGGACCTCAAGATCACGCAGAAGTCGGCTTGGTTCGTCCTGCACCGCCTTCGCCACGCCGCTCGCACCCGGTCATTCAACCGCCCTTTAGAGGGTGAGGTCGAAGTCGACGAAAGCTACTTCGGTCCGAAAGAGAAGAACCGCACCAAGGCGAAGCGCGCCGCCGGTCAGGCGCCCAAGCCCATCGTGTTCGGCTTGCTGGAGCGCGGGGGCGAACTGCGCGCCAAGACCATCAAGGACCTCCAAGGCTGGCGCGTGCGCGGCCGGGTTCTCGACAACGTTAAGGACGGCGCCAACATCATGTCGGACGAGCACGCCAGCTATCAGCGGCTCAAGCCAACTTACAGCGTGCACAGCGTCAACCACTCGGCTGGTGAGTATGTGCGCGACTACTTCTGCCACACCAACGGCATCGAAGGCGCCTGGAGCCTATTCAAGCGTCAAGTATACGGTATCCATCATCACGTTTCGGCCAAGCACCTTGACGCCTACCTGGGCGAAATGTGCTACCGGTACAATCGCCGCGACATGGGCGAAGGTGACCGCGTCAATGACCTCCTGTCGCAAGTCGAAGGACGACTGACGTACAAGGCGCTGACGCATGACAAAGCGGAAATATCAGAAGCCACTTCGAATTGA
- a CDS encoding Ntn hydrolase family protein, whose product MTVCIATVCNEGMIIMASDRMLTSGDIQFEPTASKTIAITSSIAVMQSGDASFQGEIISEVRREVAALTKDLDTWLPVQTVVDLYVKHRNAAKLKRAEAKVLQPLGLTSETYLQRASTLPSGLVERIAEDLINFDVPHVSVIVAGVDDSGPRIFMVEEGVATCHDAIGFAAIGIGARHAESHLMLSRHSWMVSAPETLVNTYIAKRRAETAPGVGAETDLFLLGSQPGKFDEVRLDIQSKLKDEYVRMRTGEAKLQKSIIDKVDSYVESIARSKAPDPSDQGDAKSPSSQSQSGEPEGKKPDKG is encoded by the coding sequence GTGACCGTTTGCATCGCGACCGTCTGCAACGAGGGCATGATCATCATGGCGTCTGATCGAATGCTCACCTCGGGCGACATCCAGTTTGAGCCGACCGCGTCAAAGACTATCGCCATAACGTCATCCATCGCAGTGATGCAAAGTGGCGACGCCTCGTTCCAGGGAGAGATCATAAGCGAGGTTCGGCGTGAGGTGGCGGCTCTCACAAAGGACCTTGATACGTGGCTGCCTGTGCAGACCGTTGTTGACCTCTACGTGAAGCATCGCAACGCAGCGAAGCTGAAGCGCGCGGAAGCAAAGGTTCTTCAGCCTCTGGGCCTGACCAGCGAAACGTACTTGCAGAGAGCGTCAACCCTGCCTTCAGGATTGGTGGAACGTATCGCCGAGGATTTGATCAACTTCGATGTGCCCCACGTAAGCGTCATCGTAGCGGGAGTGGATGACTCCGGCCCTCGTATATTCATGGTCGAGGAGGGTGTTGCGACCTGCCACGACGCTATCGGTTTTGCGGCCATTGGCATTGGAGCGCGCCACGCCGAGTCACATCTGATGCTGTCGAGACATTCCTGGATGGTGTCGGCGCCGGAGACGCTTGTGAACACCTACATCGCCAAGCGTCGAGCTGAGACGGCTCCGGGGGTGGGCGCGGAGACCGATCTGTTCCTACTGGGTTCACAACCCGGAAAATTTGATGAAGTACGACTAGACATACAGTCCAAGCTGAAGGACGAGTACGTCCGGATGCGGACAGGTGAAGCCAAGCTGCAAAAGTCAATCATCGACAAGGTTGATAGTTATGTCGAATCCATCGCGAGAAGCAAAGCGCCCGACCCGTCAGACCAAGGCGACGCAAAGTCTCCTTCGTCCCAAAGCCAGTCTGGCGAACCCGAAGGAAAAAAGCCTGATAAGGGTTAG
- a CDS encoding TadE/TadG family type IV pilus assembly protein gives MRSFFEGPVRASARWARFRHDQSGNVAIVMALMAVTMMLCIGAAVDLGRWLHARDQTVSAVDAAVLAGGRALQINNKDEAAAVAAAQKYYTQNVTSRLPVVDDTVSFAVAPDGMGLVASGSAYIKTPFLQFASIDKLPLISPSQTQFSKSQIQVGGNGGENIEVALMLDVTGSMCNSAPGRTQKACTSGRKIDAMKKAAKDLIGIVVWQDQSKFTSKMSIVPFSDSVRLSTSAVGKAWGGPTPDKTVTKTTGSGWNAATYYYNRTSNCVVERGGSNRYTDVAPSSGKYSLPIRWSVDASKKSQVADCTLDAASEILPLTSNKDTLVAKVDTLTGKGGTAGQVGTAWAWYTLSPNWSSVLGASSSPAAYGTSNLRKIAILMTDGEYNTQYDANGINTSDPGAGTAVNGSSATQAKELCKAMKKKDGTGDPNITIYTVGFEVGNNASALDVLTSCATDPGKYYDAKDEDELQQAFRDIALKLSSLYISK, from the coding sequence ATGCGCAGTTTCTTCGAGGGCCCGGTGCGTGCGTCGGCGCGTTGGGCGCGGTTCCGGCACGACCAGTCCGGGAACGTCGCCATCGTGATGGCGCTCATGGCCGTGACGATGATGCTTTGCATCGGCGCCGCGGTCGACCTGGGCCGCTGGCTGCATGCGCGCGACCAGACCGTATCGGCGGTCGACGCGGCCGTTCTCGCTGGCGGGCGCGCCCTGCAGATCAACAACAAGGACGAGGCCGCCGCCGTCGCCGCGGCCCAGAAGTACTATACCCAGAATGTCACCAGCCGCCTGCCCGTCGTCGACGACACGGTGAGCTTTGCCGTGGCGCCCGACGGCATGGGTTTGGTCGCCTCCGGCAGCGCCTACATCAAGACGCCGTTCCTGCAGTTCGCCTCTATCGACAAGCTGCCGCTCATCAGCCCCTCGCAGACGCAGTTCTCCAAGTCGCAGATCCAGGTCGGCGGCAACGGCGGCGAGAACATCGAGGTCGCGCTGATGCTCGACGTGACTGGCTCCATGTGCAACTCCGCGCCGGGCCGGACCCAGAAGGCTTGCACCAGCGGCCGCAAGATCGACGCAATGAAGAAGGCTGCGAAGGACCTCATCGGTATCGTCGTGTGGCAGGATCAGTCCAAGTTCACCTCGAAGATGTCGATCGTTCCCTTCTCTGACTCTGTGCGCCTGTCGACGTCTGCGGTGGGCAAAGCGTGGGGGGGGCCGACGCCTGATAAGACCGTCACCAAGACAACCGGCTCGGGCTGGAACGCGGCCACCTACTACTACAACCGCACCTCCAACTGCGTCGTCGAGCGCGGCGGCAGCAACAGGTACACGGATGTGGCTCCCAGCTCGGGCAAGTACTCTTTGCCGATCCGTTGGAGCGTCGATGCCAGCAAGAAGTCGCAGGTCGCAGACTGCACCCTCGACGCCGCAAGTGAGATCCTGCCGCTCACGAGCAACAAGGATACGCTGGTGGCCAAGGTCGACACTCTGACGGGCAAGGGCGGCACCGCCGGGCAGGTCGGTACGGCCTGGGCGTGGTACACGCTGTCCCCCAACTGGAGTTCTGTGTTGGGTGCGAGTTCGTCGCCGGCGGCCTACGGGACGAGCAATCTGCGCAAGATCGCCATCCTGATGACCGACGGCGAATACAACACTCAGTATGACGCCAACGGTATCAACACCAGCGATCCGGGCGCGGGCACCGCTGTCAACGGCTCATCTGCCACACAGGCGAAAGAGCTCTGCAAAGCGATGAAGAAAAAGGATGGGACGGGGGATCCCAACATCACGATCTACACGGTCGGTTTCGAGGTCGGCAACAACGCCAGCGCTCTCGACGTGCTGACGAGCTGCGCCACCGATCCGGGGAAGTACTACGACGCCAAAGACGAGGACGAGCTGCAACAAGCTTTCCGCGACATCGCGCTGAAGCTGTCGTCGCTCTACATCTCGAAGTAG
- a CDS encoding HPr family phosphocarrier protein, with the protein MPEIKDSARPEAVVTIRNRKGLHARASAKFVKCAESYDAIVTVTRDGHQVGGTSIMGLMMLAAGPGSTLHMTATGPQGPEALQALIALVEDGFGEDCIEDA; encoded by the coding sequence ATGCCGGAGATCAAGGACAGTGCACGTCCCGAAGCGGTGGTCACCATCCGCAACCGCAAAGGCCTGCACGCGCGCGCCTCCGCCAAGTTCGTCAAATGCGCCGAGAGCTACGACGCCATCGTCACGGTGACGCGCGACGGGCATCAGGTCGGGGGCACCTCGATCATGGGGTTGATGATGCTGGCCGCGGGTCCCGGGTCGACGCTGCACATGACCGCAACGGGTCCGCAGGGACCCGAGGCGCTGCAGGCGCTCATCGCGCTCGTCGAGGATGGGTTCGGCGAAGATTGCATCGAAGATGCATGA
- a CDS encoding PTS sugar transporter subunit IIA has translation MIGLVIVTHCGLAQEFRSALEHVVGPQAQLETVSIGPDDDASVRRGQIVDAIHRTDTGEGVIVLTDMFGGTPSNLAISAMDEANVEVIAGINLPILVKLASVRSEMPIAEAVASAREAGRKYIKVASQELSGEGST, from the coding sequence ATGATCGGACTTGTCATCGTGACGCATTGCGGGCTGGCGCAAGAGTTCCGCTCGGCGCTCGAGCACGTGGTGGGGCCGCAGGCGCAGTTGGAGACGGTCTCCATCGGTCCCGATGACGATGCCTCCGTGCGGCGCGGGCAGATCGTCGACGCGATTCACCGGACCGACACCGGCGAGGGCGTCATCGTGCTGACCGACATGTTCGGCGGCACGCCCTCCAACCTCGCCATCTCGGCGATGGACGAGGCCAACGTCGAGGTCATCGCCGGGATCAACCTGCCGATCCTCGTCAAGCTCGCCAGCGTGCGCAGCGAGATGCCCATCGCCGAGGCCGTGGCCAGCGCGCGGGAGGCGGGCCGCAAGTACATCAAGGTCGCCAGCCAGGAGCTGTCCGGCGAAGGGTCGACTTAA
- a CDS encoding HPr kinase/phosphorylase produces MAGAPEGLTTHGTAIAVAGRAALIVGPSGSGKSDLALRCLALAPSPLLPEPARLVADDRVILSPQAGRLRVSAPATIRDRLEVRGMGILDIHCVESADLVLVVELAQAEAIERLPDPPPQSAFLGVSLPVLRLAPFEASAPVKLLLALARAQ; encoded by the coding sequence GTGGCCGGCGCACCTGAGGGGCTGACGACGCACGGCACCGCGATCGCCGTGGCTGGCCGCGCGGCGCTAATCGTCGGACCTTCAGGATCCGGCAAGTCCGACCTGGCGTTGCGGTGCCTGGCACTCGCGCCCTCGCCCCTATTGCCAGAACCGGCACGGCTGGTGGCCGACGATCGCGTTATACTTTCGCCACAGGCCGGCCGGCTGCGCGTCTCGGCCCCGGCAACCATCCGCGACCGGCTCGAGGTTCGCGGCATGGGTATCCTCGATATCCACTGCGTGGAGAGTGCCGATCTGGTGCTGGTCGTCGAGCTGGCCCAGGCGGAAGCGATAGAGCGCCTGCCCGATCCCCCGCCGCAGAGCGCCTTCCTTGGTGTCAGCCTCCCGGTTTTGCGGCTGGCGCCCTTCGAGGCCTCAGCCCCGGTAAAGCTGCTCCTGGCGCTGGCAAGGGCCCAGTAG
- a CDS encoding stimulus-sensing domain-containing protein, with product MALDDTERSEQQRLSNGLAGLKGFANDIRSAASASAKRLTSSSTKTAGTAATSMRTAAAAGLTSARSAARQTAHAARRTAGAIALGAQNAAARVDGAETPKALAPIQAWIGRSALVRFFSASLLRRILISNLIGFFILVGGILYLGWFHTWLIDAKLDALKTQGKIIADAIAANAKVVREQIVIDPNAIPDSPPAVNRFPDDGLASLELSIHPEDVTPILRKLIQPTNTRARIYGRDGTLIVDTAQTLARWKAMRNEPTGNDEDSTQTQNMWTRLTRYFFKEPLPVYQEIGTGNGMVYKEVREALDGQEKSMLLLNRKGEQIVSIAQPITRFNEVQGVLLLSTRPGQIDKILREERIVILVLAAVALLATVVTSLLLARTVAGPIRRLSAAAERVSHNIEERTQLPEYSGRNDEVAQMAAAFHAMTGALCRRIEASEKFAADVAHELKNPLTAARSTAESLGYAKTEEERMHLVAQIQGELKRLNRLITDVSNASRLDAELARKEMRPVDVTAMLRNVVSIFRDIIGDDSRVLMLAIAGEPFNGAFNVAGDEGRLGQVLTNLIDNAISFSPDGGTVTVTSRVAAPFVEILVEDEGPGIPEDRLEIIFDRFYSDRPATDTSRGKNSGLGLSISREIVLSHGGAIIAENRYDGDEQPGAKPSGSRFTVRLPIAGGPQRGGTTGGRRT from the coding sequence ATGGCGCTCGACGACACCGAGCGATCCGAGCAGCAACGCCTGTCGAACGGTCTCGCTGGGCTCAAGGGCTTCGCGAACGACATCCGGTCTGCTGCTTCGGCATCGGCGAAGCGACTGACATCGTCGTCGACGAAGACAGCGGGCACGGCTGCGACGTCCATGCGGACGGCCGCCGCCGCCGGGCTGACGTCGGCTCGTTCGGCGGCGCGGCAGACGGCGCACGCCGCGCGCCGTACGGCCGGCGCCATCGCACTCGGCGCGCAAAATGCCGCCGCCCGCGTCGACGGCGCCGAGACACCCAAGGCGCTTGCGCCCATCCAGGCGTGGATCGGGCGCTCGGCCCTGGTCCGTTTCTTCTCGGCAAGCCTGCTGCGCCGCATCCTGATCTCCAACCTGATCGGGTTCTTCATTCTCGTCGGCGGCATCCTCTATCTCGGCTGGTTCCACACCTGGCTGATCGACGCCAAGCTCGACGCGCTCAAAACCCAGGGCAAGATCATCGCCGACGCGATCGCCGCCAACGCCAAGGTGGTGCGCGAGCAGATCGTCATCGATCCCAACGCCATTCCCGACTCGCCGCCGGCCGTGAACCGTTTCCCGGACGACGGGCTCGCCTCGCTCGAGCTGTCCATCCATCCCGAGGATGTGACCCCGATCCTGCGCAAGCTCATCCAGCCGACCAACACGCGCGCGCGCATCTACGGCCGCGACGGCACGCTGATCGTCGACACCGCGCAGACGCTGGCGCGCTGGAAGGCGATGCGCAACGAGCCTACCGGCAACGACGAGGATTCGACGCAGACGCAGAACATGTGGACGCGTCTGACGCGCTACTTCTTCAAGGAGCCGCTACCCGTCTACCAGGAGATCGGCACCGGCAACGGCATGGTCTACAAGGAAGTGCGCGAGGCGCTCGACGGGCAAGAGAAGAGCATGCTGCTGCTCAACCGCAAGGGTGAGCAGATCGTGTCTATCGCCCAGCCGATCACGCGCTTCAACGAGGTGCAGGGTGTGCTGCTCTTGTCGACGCGGCCGGGCCAGATCGACAAGATTCTCAGGGAAGAACGTATCGTCATCCTCGTGCTGGCGGCGGTGGCGCTGCTCGCGACGGTCGTGACCTCGCTCCTCCTCGCACGCACGGTCGCCGGACCCATTCGGCGCCTCTCGGCCGCGGCCGAGCGCGTGAGCCACAACATCGAGGAGCGCACGCAGCTGCCGGAATACTCCGGGCGCAACGACGAGGTGGCGCAGATGGCCGCGGCCTTCCATGCAATGACCGGGGCGCTGTGCCGTCGCATCGAGGCGAGCGAAAAGTTTGCCGCCGACGTCGCGCACGAGTTGAAGAACCCGCTCACCGCTGCCCGCTCGACGGCGGAATCGCTCGGCTACGCCAAGACGGAAGAAGAGCGCATGCATCTCGTTGCGCAGATCCAGGGCGAGCTGAAACGCCTGAACCGGCTGATCACCGACGTGTCGAATGCTTCGCGCCTCGATGCCGAGCTGGCGCGCAAGGAGATGCGGCCGGTCGACGTGACGGCGATGCTGCGCAACGTGGTCTCCATTTTCCGCGACATCATCGGCGACGACAGCCGCGTCTTAATGCTGGCCATTGCCGGAGAGCCATTCAACGGAGCTTTCAATGTCGCCGGCGACGAGGGACGGCTCGGCCAAGTGCTGACCAACCTCATCGACAACGCGATCTCGTTCTCGCCGGACGGCGGCACCGTTACGGTCACCTCGCGGGTCGCGGCGCCGTTCGTCGAGATCCTCGTCGAGGACGAGGGCCCCGGCATTCCCGAAGACCGGCTGGAGATCATCTTCGACCGCTTCTATTCGGACCGGCCGGCGACCGACACCAGCCGCGGCAAGAACTCGGGACTGGGCCTCAGCATTTCGCGCGAGATCGTCCTGTCGCACGGCGGCGCTATCATCGCCGAGAATCGCTACGACGGAGACGAACAGCCGGGCGCCAAGCCGAGCGGCTCACGCTTCACGGTGCGGCTGCCGATTGCCGGTGGGCCACAACGCGGAGGAACGACGGGTGGCCGGCGCACCTGA
- a CDS encoding response regulator transcription factor — protein MKEKSTIALVDDERNILTSLRMALEAEGYKVRTYNDGVSALEALAEDPADLGIFDIKMPRMDGMELLRRVRQRSDMPVIFLTSKDEEIDELFGLKMGADDYVAKPFSQRLVVERVKAVLRRFQPKDPSAAPELEAARVLERGKLKLDPERHNCHWDNKPVTLTVTEFLILQALASRPGVVKTRDALMDAAYDDQVYVDDRTIDSHIKRLRKKFKQVDDNFDVIETLYGVGYRFKEA, from the coding sequence ATGAAAGAAAAAAGCACGATCGCGCTGGTCGACGACGAGCGCAACATTCTTACCTCGTTGCGCATGGCGCTCGAGGCCGAAGGCTACAAGGTGCGCACGTATAACGACGGCGTGTCGGCGCTCGAGGCCCTCGCCGAGGACCCGGCCGATCTCGGCATCTTCGATATCAAGATGCCGCGCATGGACGGAATGGAGCTTCTGCGCCGCGTGCGCCAGCGCTCCGACATGCCGGTGATCTTCCTCACTTCGAAGGACGAGGAGATCGACGAGCTGTTCGGTCTCAAGATGGGCGCCGACGATTACGTCGCGAAACCGTTTTCGCAGCGCCTCGTCGTCGAACGCGTCAAAGCCGTGCTCCGCCGCTTCCAGCCGAAGGACCCGAGCGCCGCTCCCGAGCTCGAGGCCGCCCGCGTCCTCGAGCGCGGCAAGCTCAAGCTCGATCCCGAGCGCCACAACTGCCATTGGGACAACAAGCCGGTGACGCTCACCGTCACCGAGTTCCTGATCCTGCAGGCGCTGGCCTCGCGCCCGGGCGTCGTCAAGACGCGCGACGCACTGATGGACGCCGCCTACGACGACCAGGTCTACGTCGACGACCGCACCATCGACAGCCACATCAAGCGGCTGCGCAAGAAGTTCAAGCAGGTCGACGACAACTTCGACGTCATTGAAACTCTGTACGGCGTCGGGTACCGCTTCAAGGAAGCTTGA
- a CDS encoding HugZ family pyridoxamine 5'-phosphate oxidase, whose protein sequence is MSVEEAAKRPNISSVKEIAAEARTMVRAALKASLGTLLQSSGHPYASLLLTATEPDGSPVFLISKLALHTKNLTGDVRASLLVDATGTDADPMAGARITLIGEARPTTSATARRRFLARHPNAGYADFPDFSFYAFDITSAHFIGGFGRIHDLPRSDLLIDTSGAEALIDNEPGIVGHMNEDHADAIELYATRLLGGAPGAWRMTGIDPEGCDLVLGARALRLPFAARITNGEEARRELVRLVGEARAKAA, encoded by the coding sequence ATGTCTGTTGAAGAGGCAGCGAAACGCCCGAATATTTCGAGCGTTAAGGAAATCGCGGCCGAAGCCCGGACGATGGTGCGCGCGGCGCTGAAAGCGTCGCTCGGAACGCTTCTGCAGTCCTCTGGACATCCGTATGCGTCGCTATTGCTCACCGCGACCGAGCCCGATGGAAGCCCGGTATTCCTGATCTCCAAGCTGGCTTTGCACACGAAGAACCTCACCGGCGATGTGCGCGCGAGCCTGCTCGTCGACGCAACCGGCACCGACGCCGACCCGATGGCCGGAGCGCGAATCACGCTGATCGGCGAGGCGCGTCCAACGACGAGTGCGACCGCTCGTCGCCGCTTCCTCGCACGCCATCCGAACGCTGGTTACGCCGATTTTCCCGATTTCTCTTTTTATGCATTCGATATCACGAGCGCGCACTTCATCGGCGGCTTTGGCCGCATCCATGATCTGCCGCGCAGCGATCTCCTCATCGATACGAGCGGCGCCGAGGCGCTGATCGACAACGAGCCCGGCATCGTCGGCCACATGAACGAGGACCACGCCGACGCGATCGAGCTCTACGCGACGCGCCTGCTCGGTGGCGCACCGGGCGCGTGGCGCATGACTGGCATCGATCCGGAGGGCTGCGATCTCGTGCTCGGGGCGCGCGCATTGCGCTTGCCGTTCGCCGCGCGCATCACCAACGGCGAGGAGGCGCGCCGCGAGCTCGTCCGTCTCGTCGGCGAGGCCCGCGCCAAAGCCGCTTAG
- a CDS encoding PepSY-associated TM helix domain-containing protein produces MYGPLVALHRYLGLTIALFLVVAGLTGSIIAFHKELDAWANPDLFYVLERLDLPTTELVRRVEATDPRIHVAFVEISVEPGRSAAIFVEPKAEVTGLEYNQVFVDPSSGQILGRREHGGCCLERRAAIPFLYNLHRRLSMPGHWGDWLMGGVAILWFFDCFVALALASPRHVFSARRWRTALHVRWRSSGYRITFDLHRAAGLWTWLVLGVLAFTSIYLNLGDEIVRPITGAVSTLSPTPYDQARAPADPSLGQRSFDEIVQLSAKTSELVDRGFAATGIYYDREAKIYLVDFENKSPFMFGFAWAAFDASTGRLLGTQLPGVGSGGDVFLQLQFPLHSGRIGGLAGRIFISVMGVAIAILSITGILIWSKKRRARIKRGLRASR; encoded by the coding sequence ATGTACGGGCCGCTGGTTGCGCTACATCGGTATCTCGGCCTGACCATCGCGCTTTTCCTTGTCGTGGCAGGCCTCACCGGCAGCATCATTGCGTTTCACAAAGAGCTGGATGCTTGGGCGAATCCAGACCTCTTCTATGTACTTGAGCGTCTCGATCTCCCCACCACTGAACTCGTACGGCGCGTGGAAGCGACTGATCCTCGTATTCACGTCGCCTTTGTAGAGATCAGCGTCGAGCCCGGCCGATCAGCAGCAATCTTCGTCGAGCCGAAAGCGGAGGTGACGGGCCTCGAGTACAATCAGGTGTTTGTCGATCCTTCGAGCGGCCAGATTCTCGGACGTCGCGAACATGGGGGATGCTGCCTTGAGCGACGAGCGGCCATTCCGTTTCTTTACAACCTCCACAGGCGGCTCAGCATGCCCGGACACTGGGGAGACTGGCTGATGGGCGGCGTCGCCATTCTGTGGTTCTTCGATTGCTTTGTGGCGCTCGCGCTTGCATCCCCGCGACATGTCTTTTCAGCGCGCCGATGGAGAACTGCGCTGCACGTGAGGTGGCGATCCTCCGGCTACCGCATCACCTTTGATCTGCATCGGGCAGCCGGGTTGTGGACCTGGCTGGTTCTCGGTGTTCTCGCGTTCACGAGCATCTATCTTAACCTCGGCGATGAAATCGTTCGCCCAATTACGGGCGCAGTCTCCACCTTATCGCCGACACCGTACGATCAGGCACGCGCACCCGCTGACCCGTCGCTGGGGCAGCGTTCGTTCGACGAAATCGTTCAACTCAGCGCAAAGACCAGCGAGCTGGTCGATCGAGGATTTGCCGCGACCGGTATCTACTATGACCGGGAGGCAAAAATTTATCTCGTCGACTTCGAGAACAAATCGCCGTTCATGTTCGGCTTCGCGTGGGCCGCGTTCGACGCGTCGACTGGAAGGCTGCTTGGCACCCAACTTCCTGGTGTCGGAAGCGGTGGCGACGTATTCCTGCAACTTCAGTTCCCGCTGCACTCGGGACGGATCGGTGGTCTAGCAGGTCGCATCTTCATCAGCGTCATGGGTGTCGCAATTGCCATCCTGTCTATTACAGGCATCCTCATCTGGTCCAAGAAACGTCGGGCGCGGATAAAGAGGGGACTGCGGGCCTCACGCTGA